The Thalassotalea nanhaiensis genome has a window encoding:
- the murB gene encoding UDP-N-acetylmuramate dehydrogenase, producing MHHKNYPLKDLNSFALDVSAKELIFAETIEQVKIFAQNLPEQFYILGGGSNSLFIENYLGTIFCPDLRGIDVRDDENNFYLHVASGENWHELVKYCLTSNMPGLENLALIPGNCGAAPIQNIGAYGVEFANVCDYVDWFDFQSLKTIRMSAEHCQFSYRDSIFKGALKNKGVVVAVGIKLSKTWVPTLKYQGLNELGENPTPKQVFDTVIAIRESKLPDPKRIPNAGSFFKNPIVNHQTFAAIKAQYPNFPAYPANGTDMKLAAGWLIQESQLKGVAIGGAAVHTLQALVLINNNNATGKNVIELARHVQKTVKQIFNVDLEPEVRLISAQGEQLIEDIN from the coding sequence ATGCACCACAAAAATTATCCACTTAAAGATTTGAACAGTTTTGCCTTAGATGTGTCAGCCAAAGAGCTCATTTTTGCTGAAACCATAGAGCAGGTTAAAATTTTTGCGCAAAACTTACCTGAACAATTCTATATTTTAGGTGGCGGCAGCAACTCATTATTCATCGAAAATTATCTGGGCACAATTTTCTGTCCAGACCTGCGTGGTATTGATGTTAGAGATGATGAAAATAATTTTTATCTGCATGTTGCCAGTGGCGAAAATTGGCATGAGTTAGTAAAGTACTGTTTAACTTCAAACATGCCCGGTCTTGAAAATTTAGCATTAATCCCCGGCAACTGTGGTGCTGCACCGATTCAAAATATTGGTGCATACGGAGTAGAGTTTGCCAATGTATGTGATTATGTTGATTGGTTTGATTTTCAAAGTTTGAAAACTATCAGAATGTCGGCTGAACATTGTCAGTTTTCCTATCGCGACAGTATTTTTAAGGGCGCACTGAAAAATAAAGGCGTTGTTGTTGCTGTTGGAATAAAGCTAAGTAAAACTTGGGTCCCTACGTTGAAGTATCAAGGCTTGAACGAGCTAGGAGAAAACCCTACTCCGAAACAAGTTTTTGATACGGTTATCGCCATCCGGGAAAGTAAACTGCCTGATCCAAAACGTATCCCTAATGCAGGTAGTTTTTTCAAAAACCCAATTGTTAACCATCAAACTTTTGCTGCTATTAAGGCTCAATATCCAAATTTTCCGGCCTACCCTGCAAATGGCACTGATATGAAACTTGCAGCGGGCTGGTTAATACAAGAAAGCCAATTAAAAGGAGTTGCCATTGGCGGCGCTGCTGTACATACATTACAAGCGTTAGTGTTAATTAATAACAATAACGCCACGGGTAAGAACGTGATCGAGCTTGCTCGACATGTACAAAAAACAGTAAAACAAATATTTAATGTAGACCTTGAACCTGAAGTCAGGTTAATTTCAGCACAAGGTGAACAACTCATAGAAGATATTAATTAA
- a CDS encoding sulfite exporter TauE/SafE family protein, with protein sequence MATLSLVAFWAVLLWNQTNPLQLVSDFLGFFFLGIGGAITANSTGAGGGVVFVPSFNALGMAIDEVIATSFAIQCFGMTVGSISWLIFFNGDSKQKIERVNLLYQTLACSVPMSIAGIWLVQYFHLLPVTSINTIFSVFSLIFGIVVLYHCVYLGKRSTHRGVKQLTKPELLLIAVTSFIGGIITAWISVGIGEILAVILLLRGFSVMFSVAAGVVVSSISVLSGIPYFISEQLINLDVLLFAAPGAMVGALVARFIAQALGPQKLKLFLGSWILFVGLAGLL encoded by the coding sequence TTGGCTACATTAAGCCTTGTTGCATTTTGGGCTGTATTACTATGGAACCAAACTAACCCGTTGCAATTAGTCAGTGATTTTTTGGGTTTTTTCTTTTTAGGGATCGGCGGGGCAATAACCGCAAACTCAACAGGTGCTGGCGGTGGTGTTGTTTTTGTACCTTCGTTTAATGCCTTAGGAATGGCAATTGATGAGGTTATTGCTACAAGTTTTGCTATTCAATGTTTTGGGATGACTGTAGGGAGCATTTCTTGGTTAATATTTTTTAATGGCGACAGTAAACAAAAAATTGAAAGGGTTAATCTTTTATATCAAACATTAGCGTGTAGCGTGCCAATGTCTATTGCGGGTATATGGCTAGTTCAATACTTTCACTTACTCCCCGTCACCTCCATAAATACTATCTTTAGTGTATTCTCATTAATATTTGGTATTGTTGTGCTATATCACTGTGTTTATCTAGGGAAACGTTCAACGCACCGCGGTGTTAAACAATTAACTAAACCAGAGCTGTTACTCATCGCTGTCACCAGTTTTATTGGTGGAATCATCACAGCATGGATTTCAGTAGGTATAGGAGAAATTCTTGCCGTAATTCTCCTATTGCGGGGATTTTCAGTTATGTTTTCAGTTGCCGCCGGAGTGGTTGTTTCTTCTATATCCGTTCTAAGTGGTATTCCATACTTTATTAGCGAACAATTAATCAATTTAGATGTTCTGCTATTTGCTGCGCCGGGGGCAATGGTTGGCGCACTTGTTGCCAGGTTTATCGCTCAAGCTTTAGGGCCACAAAAACTAAAACTGTTTTTAGGCAGTTGGATTTTATTTGTTGGTTTGGCGGGCCTGCTTTAA
- the rplK gene encoding 50S ribosomal protein L11 yields MAKKVQALIKLQVAAGAANPSPPVGPALGQHGVNIMEFCKAFNAKTDSLEKGAPVPVVITVYNDRSFTFETKTPPASYLLKKAAGIKSGSGRPNTEKVGTVTTAQLEEIVKTKEPDLTAGSLEAAVRTIAGSARSMGLVVED; encoded by the coding sequence ATGGCTAAAAAAGTCCAAGCTCTAATCAAGCTACAGGTTGCTGCCGGTGCAGCTAACCCGTCACCACCAGTTGGTCCTGCACTAGGTCAACACGGTGTAAACATCATGGAATTCTGTAAAGCGTTTAACGCAAAAACAGATTCTTTAGAAAAAGGCGCTCCAGTACCAGTAGTTATTACTGTATACAACGATCGTTCTTTCACTTTTGAAACAAAAACTCCACCTGCTTCTTACTTACTTAAGAAAGCTGCTGGTATCAAAAGTGGTTCAGGCCGTCCTAACACAGAAAAAGTTGGTACAGTAACTACTGCACAACTTGAAGAAATCGTTAAGACTAAAGAACCTGATTTAACTGCTGGCTCACTTGAAGCTGCAGTGCGTACCATTGCGGGTTCTGCTCGTTCAATGGGTTTAGTGGTAGAGGATTAA
- the hemE gene encoding uroporphyrinogen decarboxylase codes for MTTLKNDTYLRALLRQPVDYTPVWMMRQAGRYLPEYKEVRKDAGDFMALCRNTELATEVTIQPLRRFPLDAAILFSDILTIPDAMGLGLYFETGEGPKFERPITCAADVKKIGHPDPEGELQYVMNAVRSIRKELKGEVPLIGFSGSPWTLATYMVEGGSSKAFTKIKKMMFAEPQTLHLLLDKLADSVITYLNAQIAAGAQSVMVFDTWGGVLSPAMYKEFSLQYMAKIVDGLTRENDGRKVPVTLFTKNGGMWLESIAATGCDAVGLDWTINIEDAKARVGDKVALQGNMDPSMLYAPKERIEQEVQTILNGFGDTGTGHVFNLGHGIHPDVNPEHAGYFIDAVHKFSKPYHK; via the coding sequence ATGACAACATTAAAGAATGACACTTATCTGAGAGCCCTTTTACGCCAACCAGTTGATTACACTCCCGTTTGGATGATGCGTCAAGCAGGTAGGTATTTACCAGAGTATAAAGAAGTTCGTAAAGATGCCGGTGATTTTATGGCCCTTTGCCGTAACACAGAACTTGCAACTGAAGTGACTATTCAACCTTTACGTCGTTTTCCTCTAGATGCTGCCATTTTATTTAGTGACATATTAACTATTCCTGATGCTATGGGTTTAGGACTATATTTTGAAACAGGCGAAGGCCCTAAGTTTGAACGCCCAATTACATGCGCGGCAGACGTTAAAAAGATTGGTCACCCAGATCCTGAAGGCGAATTACAATACGTAATGAATGCAGTACGTTCTATTCGTAAAGAATTGAAAGGCGAAGTTCCTTTAATCGGTTTCTCAGGTAGCCCTTGGACACTTGCCACCTATATGGTTGAAGGCGGAAGTTCAAAAGCGTTTACTAAAATTAAAAAAATGATGTTTGCAGAGCCTCAAACATTACATTTATTACTTGATAAACTTGCCGATTCAGTTATCACCTACTTAAATGCACAAATTGCAGCTGGTGCTCAGTCTGTAATGGTATTTGATACTTGGGGTGGTGTACTAAGCCCGGCAATGTATAAAGAGTTCTCATTACAATACATGGCTAAAATTGTTGACGGTTTAACCCGTGAAAATGATGGTCGTAAAGTACCTGTAACGCTATTCACTAAAAATGGTGGCATGTGGCTAGAGTCTATTGCAGCTACTGGCTGTGATGCTGTAGGTCTAGATTGGACTATTAACATTGAAGACGCCAAAGCTCGAGTAGGCGATAAAGTTGCACTACAAGGTAATATGGACCCTTCAATGCTATACGCACCTAAAGAGCGAATTGAGCAAGAAGTACAAACCATATTGAATGGCTTTGGTGATACAGGCACTGGCCATGTATTTAACCTAGGTCATGGTATACACCCAGATGTAAATCCTGAACATGCTGGTTATTTTATTGACGCGGTCCACAAATTTAGTAAACCGTACCATAAGTAG
- a CDS encoding S1/P1 nuclease, whose translation MTKLLLLFILCFSTNVYALSSKGHWLVCQLAFENLPSTQKDALAKLTNHFPVKQQQQINTYLNRDANFKVTFADACSWADAIRNDVQYSSFKSWHYVNVARDQISVNDDACHGHCIIDAITHHQQQFINRTSSVEKIQALLFLAHWIGDLHQPLHVSFKSDLGGNKIKVVDKINSNKHMCKNLHQVWDRCLLGQSSKNTLLNSNKDLLPASPVDYLTTDNILFWATQSLTISRSKITGYCKQFSSNLTCSSSHQAIIFDHGYYNQNRPILIKQIKLASLRLNLFLAEHL comes from the coding sequence ATGACGAAATTATTATTACTTTTTATATTGTGTTTTAGCACTAACGTTTATGCGCTCAGCAGCAAAGGCCATTGGTTAGTTTGTCAACTTGCCTTCGAAAATCTCCCTTCCACTCAAAAAGATGCGTTAGCAAAATTAACCAATCATTTTCCAGTTAAACAACAGCAGCAAATAAACACATATTTAAATCGAGACGCTAACTTTAAAGTGACGTTTGCAGATGCGTGTAGTTGGGCCGACGCTATTCGAAATGATGTCCAGTATTCATCTTTCAAAAGCTGGCATTATGTAAATGTTGCAAGAGATCAAATAAGCGTAAACGATGATGCCTGCCATGGCCATTGTATTATCGATGCTATTACACACCACCAGCAACAATTTATAAATCGAACTTCTTCTGTTGAAAAAATACAAGCACTGCTATTTTTAGCTCACTGGATTGGCGACCTTCATCAGCCTCTACATGTTAGCTTTAAATCAGATCTCGGCGGAAATAAAATTAAAGTAGTCGATAAAATTAATTCGAATAAGCACATGTGCAAAAACCTTCATCAAGTTTGGGACAGGTGCTTGTTAGGCCAAAGCAGCAAAAACACATTATTAAACAGCAATAAAGATTTACTCCCCGCTTCTCCTGTCGACTACCTCACTACTGATAATATCTTATTTTGGGCAACCCAATCTTTAACAATTAGTAGAAGTAAAATTACTGGCTATTGCAAGCAGTTCAGCAGCAATTTGACATGTAGTTCTTCACATCAAGCTATTATTTTCGATCACGGATATTACAACCAAAACAGGCCTATATTGATAAAACAGATTAAACTTGCTTCCCTAAGGCTAAATTTATTTTTAGCTGAGCATTTATAA
- the rplJ gene encoding 50S ribosomal protein L10: protein MAINLDDKKAIVAEVQEAATGAQSAVIVDSRGVTVEAITTLRKEARENGVWMKVVRNTLARRALEGTEFSCISDTLVGPSLIAFSNEHPGAAARLFTDFAKSNENFELKAAAFEGNVVEISLLAKLPTYDEAIARVMSVMKEASAGKLARTIAAVRDQKEEAAA from the coding sequence ATGGCTATCAATCTTGATGATAAAAAAGCAATTGTTGCTGAAGTTCAAGAAGCTGCTACTGGCGCTCAATCAGCTGTAATCGTGGATTCTCGCGGTGTAACAGTTGAAGCAATTACTACTTTGCGTAAAGAAGCTCGTGAAAACGGTGTATGGATGAAGGTTGTTCGTAACACGTTAGCACGTCGCGCATTGGAAGGAACTGAATTCTCATGTATCTCTGATACATTAGTTGGTCCTTCACTAATTGCATTTTCAAACGAGCACCCAGGTGCTGCAGCACGTTTGTTCACAGATTTCGCTAAATCTAACGAAAACTTTGAACTTAAAGCGGCAGCATTTGAAGGCAACGTTGTAGAAATCTCGCTACTAGCGAAATTACCTACTTACGACGAAGCTATTGCACGTGTAATGAGCGTTATGAAAGAAGCATCTGCAGGCAAACTTGCTCGCACTATTGCTGCAGTTCGCGATCAGAAAGAAGAAGCAGCAGCATAA
- the rsd gene encoding sigma D regulator codes for MLSRLEQAQQQWGGSLSAIDNWLTERQDVLVGYCQLAGLPPFDQTDKALPNRNEIQSFCQLLMDYMSAGHFEVFDQVVAQCKKNGPNSLALAQRIYPNIAKTTDFGLTFNDKYADINSDEILDGFDQSLSALGQFLEDRFELEDQLIEALYTNHS; via the coding sequence ATGTTAAGTCGTTTAGAACAAGCACAACAACAATGGGGCGGTTCATTATCTGCCATCGACAACTGGTTAACTGAACGTCAAGATGTTCTGGTTGGTTATTGCCAATTAGCTGGATTACCTCCTTTTGATCAAACCGATAAAGCCTTACCAAACCGTAATGAAATTCAATCTTTTTGCCAATTATTAATGGACTATATGTCAGCAGGTCACTTTGAAGTTTTTGATCAGGTGGTTGCTCAATGTAAAAAAAATGGTCCTAACTCACTGGCATTAGCACAACGAATTTATCCTAACATTGCAAAGACAACTGATTTTGGCTTAACGTTTAATGATAAATATGCAGATATCAACTCAGATGAAATTTTAGATGGTTTTGATCAAAGCCTATCGGCGTTAGGACAGTTTTTAGAGGATAGATTTGAGTTAGAAGATCAGCTAATAGAAGCGCTTTATACGAATCATTCATAA
- the birA gene encoding bifunctional biotin--[acetyl-CoA-carboxylase] ligase/biotin operon repressor BirA — MAKVVREELIRQLADGQFISGQHLAEQLNVSRTAISKHVKVLTEMGLDIFSVQGKGYKLAQSITLLDSQKITNELTNLNRKNLIEVHSIIDSTNSYLMRRLPNNVTHGQTCVSEFQSAGRGRRGKEWISPFGSHLYLSMYWYLEQGMSAAMGISLVVGIAVSDVLQQEYELEVQLKWPNDIYVNGKKLAGILVELEGQSIGPGNCVIGLGLNINMPKQSADQIDQPWTDLSTELNHDVDRNMLSAQLIAKISERLEQHHQFGLAPMLDDWQRQDFFYNKQVKLLTGNKETRGICKGINSSGALLLEVNGKQQPIYGGEVSLRGV, encoded by the coding sequence ATGGCAAAAGTAGTGCGAGAAGAATTAATTCGTCAATTAGCGGATGGCCAATTTATTTCAGGTCAGCATTTAGCAGAGCAGTTAAATGTAAGTAGAACCGCAATTTCAAAACACGTAAAAGTGTTAACAGAAATGGGCCTTGATATATTTTCAGTACAAGGTAAAGGTTATAAGTTAGCCCAAAGTATTACTCTATTAGACTCGCAAAAAATTACCAATGAGCTAACAAATCTTAATCGCAAGAATCTAATCGAAGTTCATAGCATTATTGATTCTACTAACTCATATTTAATGCGACGGTTACCAAACAATGTTACACACGGCCAAACTTGTGTTTCAGAGTTTCAATCAGCAGGTAGAGGTCGCAGAGGTAAAGAATGGATATCACCGTTTGGCTCGCATTTATATTTATCTATGTATTGGTATCTAGAACAAGGGATGTCTGCTGCTATGGGGATTTCGTTAGTCGTGGGGATTGCCGTTAGCGATGTATTGCAGCAAGAATATGAGCTTGAAGTGCAATTAAAATGGCCTAATGACATTTACGTAAATGGTAAAAAACTTGCAGGAATTCTTGTCGAGCTAGAAGGGCAAAGCATTGGCCCTGGCAATTGTGTTATTGGCTTAGGGTTAAATATTAATATGCCAAAACAAAGTGCTGATCAGATTGACCAACCTTGGACTGATTTGTCGACTGAGTTAAATCATGATGTTGATAGAAATATGCTTTCTGCTCAGTTGATTGCAAAAATAAGTGAACGATTAGAGCAACATCACCAGTTTGGTTTGGCACCAATGCTGGATGACTGGCAGCGACAAGATTTTTTCTATAATAAACAAGTTAAATTATTAACTGGCAATAAAGAAACACGGGGCATTTGCAAAGGTATAAACAGCAGCGGTGCGTTATTATTAGAAGTAAATGGCAAACAGCAACCAATTTATGGCGGCGAAGTAAGTCTACGGGGTGTTTAA
- the nusG gene encoding transcription termination/antitermination protein NusG, translating into MSEDRKLRWYVVQAFSGYEARVQKTLLEHIEIQGLEDKFGQILVPTEEVVEMRAGQKRKSARKFFPGYVLIEMLPDDLEAWHLVKSVPRVLGFIGGTTDRPRPISQKEADRILQRLEESVDQPRPKTLFEPGEVVRVIDGPFADFNGVVEELDYEKSRIKVSVSIFGRSTPVELEFAQVEKG; encoded by the coding sequence ATGTCTGAAGATAGAAAATTAAGATGGTATGTTGTACAAGCGTTTTCTGGTTATGAAGCTCGTGTACAAAAAACTCTTTTAGAGCACATTGAAATTCAAGGCTTAGAAGACAAGTTTGGTCAAATTCTCGTACCTACTGAAGAAGTTGTTGAAATGCGCGCTGGTCAAAAGCGTAAAAGCGCACGTAAATTCTTCCCAGGTTATGTGTTAATCGAAATGCTTCCTGATGATCTTGAAGCTTGGCATTTAGTTAAAAGCGTACCTCGTGTATTAGGTTTCATCGGTGGTACTACTGATCGCCCTAGACCTATTTCTCAAAAAGAAGCTGATCGCATATTACAACGTCTTGAAGAGTCTGTTGACCAACCAAGACCTAAAACATTGTTTGAGCCAGGCGAAGTTGTTCGTGTTATTGACGGACCATTTGCAGACTTTAACGGTGTTGTTGAAGAACTTGATTACGAGAAGAGCCGTATTAAAGTATCGGTATCTATCTTTGGTCGTTCTACACCAGTTGAACTTGAGTTTGCTCAGGTAGAAAAAGGTTAA
- a CDS encoding type III pantothenate kinase: MELLIDVGNTRVKYALLENKHLSKINHCSTFDFLKLLSSFDHISSILISSVSNQLFSKEIHTWADLQDIQIKDLKTEAESFGIKNSYENYATMGADRWLAVIGAQFLYPNENLLIVDAGTAITFDLVDKEKQHQGGWIIPGVDMMMQALFKNTDKVFAEQSTIDVLAFGKSTSDNVNLGCWSTATAAVHGAVAMTKDTDYSIERVVFTGGNGAELNRLGQFNATYVENLVFVGMQRFL, translated from the coding sequence ATGGAACTGTTAATTGATGTAGGTAATACTCGAGTCAAATATGCGCTGCTTGAAAATAAGCATTTATCTAAAATTAATCATTGCTCAACGTTTGATTTTTTAAAATTATTAAGCAGCTTTGACCATATATCTTCGATACTCATTTCCTCTGTTTCTAATCAGCTGTTTTCAAAAGAAATACATACTTGGGCTGACTTACAAGATATCCAAATTAAAGACTTAAAAACTGAAGCTGAATCTTTTGGCATTAAAAACAGCTACGAAAATTATGCAACTATGGGGGCTGACCGCTGGTTAGCCGTTATTGGTGCACAATTTCTATACCCAAATGAAAACCTTTTAATTGTAGATGCTGGTACCGCGATCACTTTTGACCTAGTCGACAAGGAAAAACAACACCAGGGTGGCTGGATCATTCCTGGCGTGGATATGATGATGCAAGCGCTGTTTAAAAATACCGATAAAGTATTTGCTGAGCAAAGCACGATTGATGTGTTGGCGTTTGGAAAAAGCACCAGTGACAACGTTAACTTAGGTTGTTGGTCTACTGCGACTGCTGCGGTGCATGGTGCTGTGGCCATGACAAAAGATACTGACTACTCTATCGAAAGGGTTGTTTTTACCGGCGGTAATGGCGCTGAGTTAAATCGACTTGGACAGTTTAATGCAACTTATGTAGAAAATTTAGTCTTTGTTGGTATGCAACGATTTCTATAA
- the rplA gene encoding 50S ribosomal protein L1, with protein MAKLSKRARLIREKVDVLKEYEINEAITLLKELATANFRESVDVAVKLGIDARKSDQNVRGATVLPNGTGRDVRVAVFTQGANVEKAQEAGADIIGMEDLAEQVKAGEMNFDVVIATPDAMRVVGQLGQVLGPRGLMPNPKVGTVTPDVATAVKNAKAGQVRYRNDKNGIIHSTIGKVDFENAQLEENLVALLAALTKAKPAQAKGAYLAKISLSTTMGAGVAIAQNSLKIA; from the coding sequence ATGGCTAAATTATCAAAACGCGCTCGTCTTATCCGTGAAAAAGTAGACGTATTAAAAGAATATGAAATCAATGAAGCAATCACACTTCTTAAAGAATTAGCAACTGCTAACTTTAGAGAAAGTGTTGATGTAGCTGTTAAGCTAGGCATTGATGCACGTAAATCTGATCAAAACGTTCGTGGCGCTACAGTATTACCAAATGGTACTGGTCGTGACGTACGCGTTGCAGTATTTACACAAGGCGCAAATGTTGAGAAGGCTCAAGAAGCTGGTGCTGACATTATCGGTATGGAAGACTTAGCTGAACAAGTTAAGGCTGGCGAAATGAACTTTGACGTTGTTATCGCTACTCCAGACGCAATGCGTGTTGTAGGTCAACTAGGTCAAGTATTAGGTCCTCGTGGTTTAATGCCTAACCCTAAAGTTGGTACTGTTACTCCAGACGTTGCTACTGCAGTTAAAAATGCTAAAGCTGGTCAGGTTCGTTACCGTAATGACAAGAATGGTATCATCCATTCTACAATCGGTAAGGTTGACTTTGAAAACGCTCAATTGGAAGAAAACTTAGTAGCTTTACTTGCTGCGCTTACTAAAGCTAAGCCTGCTCAAGCGAAAGGTGCGTATCTTGCAAAAATTAGCTTATCAACAACTATGGGTGCTGGTGTTGCCATCGCTCAAAACTCGTTGAAAATCGCTTAA
- the secE gene encoding preprotein translocase subunit SecE: MNASAENQTSGSLDSVKWVLVFLLLGGAVFGNYYYGEMSVLVRAGAVVAAVVIAGFIAMQTTKGRNAVSFAKESRTEVRKVVWPTRQEAIQTTAIVLVATMIMSLILWGLDSALFAIVNFITSLQV; encoded by the coding sequence ATGAATGCAAGTGCAGAAAACCAAACTAGTGGTTCTCTAGATTCAGTAAAGTGGGTTTTAGTTTTCCTACTTTTAGGTGGTGCCGTTTTTGGTAATTATTATTACGGTGAAATGTCAGTTCTTGTAAGAGCTGGTGCTGTAGTAGCGGCAGTAGTTATTGCTGGCTTTATTGCTATGCAGACTACAAAAGGTCGTAATGCAGTTTCTTTCGCTAAGGAATCTCGTACTGAAGTACGTAAAGTTGTTTGGCCAACTAGACAGGAAGCTATTCAAACAACTGCTATTGTTCTTGTAGCAACCATGATTATGTCTCTTATTTTATGGGGCTTAGATAGCGCATTATTTGCTATTGTAAACTTTATCACTTCGTTACAGGTGTAA
- the tuf gene encoding elongation factor Tu, with the protein MAKEKFERSKPHVNVGTIGHVDHGKTTLTAAISAVLTKVHGGEVKDFAQIDNAPEERERGITINTSHIEYDTDTRHYAHVDCPGHADYVKNMITGAAQMDGAILVVAATDGPMPQTREHILLSRQVGVPFIIVFMNKCDMVDDEELLELVEMEVRELLSEYDFPGDDLPVIQGSALGALQGEAKWEEKVVELADALDSYIPEPERAIDGDFILPIEDVFSIQGRGTVVTGRVERGIVRVGDEVAIVGIKDTTVTTCTGVEMFRKLLDEGRAGENCGVLLRGTKREEVQRGQVLCKPGSVNPHTKFESEVYVLSKDEGGRHTPFFKGYRPQFYFRTTDITGAVELPAGVEMVMPGDNLKFVVELINPIAMEEGLRFAIREGGRTVGAGVVSKIID; encoded by the coding sequence ATGGCTAAAGAAAAATTTGAACGTTCGAAACCACATGTAAACGTAGGTACAATCGGACACGTTGACCACGGTAAAACAACATTAACTGCTGCAATCTCAGCTGTACTTACAAAAGTACACGGTGGTGAAGTTAAAGATTTCGCACAAATCGATAACGCTCCAGAAGAGCGCGAGCGTGGTATTACAATCAATACTTCTCACATTGAGTACGATACAGATACACGTCACTACGCACACGTAGACTGTCCAGGTCACGCCGATTACGTTAAAAACATGATCACTGGTGCTGCACAAATGGATGGTGCTATCTTAGTAGTTGCTGCTACAGATGGTCCTATGCCACAAACACGTGAGCACATCTTACTATCTCGCCAAGTTGGTGTTCCATTCATTATTGTTTTCATGAACAAATGTGACATGGTTGATGACGAAGAGTTATTAGAATTAGTAGAAATGGAAGTTCGTGAACTTCTTTCAGAATACGATTTCCCAGGTGATGACTTACCAGTAATCCAAGGTTCTGCATTAGGCGCACTTCAAGGTGAAGCTAAATGGGAAGAGAAAGTAGTTGAACTTGCTGACGCACTTGATTCTTACATTCCAGAGCCAGAGCGTGCAATCGATGGTGACTTCATTCTTCCAATCGAAGATGTTTTCTCAATCCAAGGTCGTGGTACGGTTGTAACAGGTCGTGTTGAACGTGGTATCGTACGTGTAGGTGACGAAGTTGCTATCGTAGGTATCAAAGACACAACAGTAACTACATGTACTGGTGTTGAAATGTTCCGTAAGCTTCTTGACGAAGGTCGTGCTGGCGAAAACTGTGGTGTTTTATTACGTGGTACTAAGCGTGAAGAAGTACAACGTGGCCAAGTATTATGTAAGCCTGGTTCAGTTAACCCACACACTAAATTCGAATCAGAAGTATACGTGTTAAGTAAAGATGAAGGTGGTCGTCATACTCCATTCTTCAAAGGTTACCGTCCACAGTTCTACTTCCGTACAACAGATATCACAGGTGCTGTAGAGCTTCCTGCAGGTGTTGAAATGGTAATGCCTGGCGACAACCTTAAGTTTGTTGTTGAGCTAATCAACCCAATCGCGATGGAAGAAGGTTTACGCTTCGCTATCCGTGAAGGTGGCCGTACAGTTGGTGCTGGTGTTGTATCTAAAATCATCGACTAA
- the rplL gene encoding 50S ribosomal protein L7/L12, translating into MSISQEDILNAIADMSVMDVVALVEAMEEKFGVTAAVGVAVAADAGGAAEEQTEFDVVMTSFGEKKVAVIKAVRGATGLGLKEAKEMVEAAPKAIKEGVEKAEAEALKADLEAAGATVEIK; encoded by the coding sequence ATGTCTATCTCTCAAGAAGATATTTTAAACGCAATTGCAGACATGTCTGTAATGGATGTTGTTGCTTTAGTTGAAGCAATGGAAGAAAAATTCGGCGTAACTGCTGCTGTTGGTGTTGCTGTTGCAGCTGACGCTGGTGGTGCTGCTGAAGAGCAAACAGAATTTGACGTAGTAATGACTTCTTTCGGTGAGAAGAAAGTTGCTGTAATCAAAGCTGTTCGTGGCGCTACAGGTCTTGGCCTTAAAGAAGCTAAAGAGATGGTTGAAGCCGCTCCTAAAGCTATCAAAGAAGGCGTTGAGAAAGCTGAAGCTGAAGCTCTTAAAGCTGATCTTGAAGCTGCTGGCGCAACTGTTGAGATCAAATAA